The Pseudomonas sp. SCB32 DNA window TCCTCGACGAACGCAACGCGCTCTGGCGCCGCCGCCAGGCCTACGACAGCGAGGAAAGCCTGCTGCTGCCGCTGCAACGCTTCCTGCAATCGGTGCAGTACCGGCGCAATGCGCTGCTGCCGCTGCTGGAGGAAGGCCAGGGCGCGGTGGGCGCGGAGATTCTGTTCTATGAGGTACTGCCCAACGGCCACCAGCGCGCCCAGCGGATCGAACGGCGCAGCGCGCCGCAGGCGCTGGAAGCACTGCCCTACTACAACGTGCAGGCGATCATCGAGCCCGGCGACGGGCAACGCGCCCGCACCACGCTGTACTGCAACCACCGCGAATTCTCCGAACTGGAGTACGGCGACGGGCTGTTCCAGGCAGTGGCCAGGCACATCCTCGGCCAGCGCAGCGGCCAGGAGCGGTATCCCTGCTACATCACCGACCTCGACCTGTCGGCGATGCAGGAAGGCGGCGAACTACAGACGGTGCATTTCCTGCGTTACAAGCAGAGCCTGGAGCAGGCTCTGAACCGGGCGCTGGCCGAGGCCTGAAGGGCCGCGGCGCGAAGCGCCCAGTGGTGGGTCTGCGGAGAACCGAAGGATCAGCGATCGAAGTCGCCGGCAGCCTCGGGCTGGTATTCCACTTCCAGCAGGGTCAGCTTCAGGGTCTTGCCACTGGGTGCCGGCCAATCGATGCTCTGGCCGGTGGTCAGGCCCAGTAGCGCAGTGCCCACCGGAGCCAGGATCGACACCTTGCCATCACCGCCGACGTCGGCCGGGTAGACCAGCGTCAGGTGATATTCCTTGCCACTGCCTTCCTCGCGGCAGCGCACGGTGGAATTCATCGTGACCACGCCCGGCGGTACCTCGTCGTGGCCAACGACCGTGGCACGGGCCAGCTCGGCCTCCAGCGCCTCGGCAGCGGGGCCGTACTCATCCAGGCTGTCGAGCAGGCGCTCCAGACGTTGCAGGTCGAGTCGAGTAACGGTGATGGGTGTCGTGGTCATGATGGTTGGCAGTCTCCTTACAGGAGAGCCCCGGACGCTCGCGCGTTCGGGGCCCTGGTTCATTCTGGCGGCGAACGCCATCGGGTATCGAAAGCGTTCCGGAAT harbors:
- the rnk gene encoding nucleoside diphosphate kinase regulator, which codes for MTTTPITVTRLDLQRLERLLDSLDEYGPAAEALEAELARATVVGHDEVPPGVVTMNSTVRCREEGSGKEYHLTLVYPADVGGDGKVSILAPVGTALLGLTTGQSIDWPAPSGKTLKLTLLEVEYQPEAAGDFDR